A single Coregonus clupeaformis isolate EN_2021a chromosome 39, ASM2061545v1, whole genome shotgun sequence DNA region contains:
- the c39h4orf54 gene encoding uncharacterized protein C4orf54 homolog isoform X1 has translation METLDASDKNLIYPKSTDVLKKRMPDSKDTTGTQDKSKYVELNDLLDIDTDDTKTGTGEGSQMAIDEGNGGSRAEEKTSGDGDLMSKVTDHINGDKLKEDINTKECAKGYLSGFLGIACFSEVPNLNENIMDCPESLGYVGNREVTAECTPDILPPKTEAFEDVENTPTDNEDLRYNDMLSGQSESDDDVSLVLTGDCDDCVPCSTEEDESHYITTHEIQLSELSDHDVDNDIGQGWDDNQVYSFVDYAAFDGDGTIAGRKERVKSNQGQANSGAAVSTKLESDLGDRDKCAISNESLSKNQNNVIGQIHLSIKTTSRAINEPSNVQENENILYHAKHAGDMSRYVFRGAGDANTENFCDSAKCFIAAPGRLHFGKKLKGKDVNDYSSGASSAVSELDEADKEVRNLTARAFKSLAYPYFDAINFSTSSESSASELGVKRWSTFVDLKYGNMNMSQGCEPNRGSNKSSTSSSEIAKNKDNKGYKGLALANTKPPPNKLFALNGAVSGPYNASSAAKKLEFMGKFGQGHSGVITLTETLNIRCNVKSGLPGSERRTKFAQNATGSRSTDEVTSTLPSGQGNEASKQPCNAEETMEGTHKKAIFASSLLKNVISKKMQFEQERKMERGEIRESYHAPSHCLLQQQPEIAHMERERATPKESKDFQRQSPKYSEASSDLTIVCVDELGDLVDTSSCDAKDDCRRQDTLTLTPETNLASTNEVGFDTKKGTFEAAKNTLLRSQNSAFRSWRDGELEFQKEHKNDKTPEGKPSSSNVNQRETDLYTDSGNSKLTKMSHLFVPSIELLSNDREVSKQLPTMNYSTRAPADQGEGGGMKLRANNTLYVADPRSVVTSKSPEIKISLRSVKENKSDPFNVAKLVPSKIGCNSVNLIKAGDESRCQALAAALKGESSEKVPHFTVRDIRDHRGKLQTPIHQVRDVRKLVKSSYHFVSLDNNAAAGDLHSDQKLFKQGSYRNPASLSPIVIKCQSVNTNTNGNGKQSGNLIENSKPRLNEDSFEVDRSSPQQEGAKSGIHRPTWREPLGNTKQLKGDSSEGPIGLVIETRTASRRQEKTPDIGDKTKPECKMSNLGAFEKLQAAVKTMEQLYVFDRNEWKRKSEPHSILSDSHVLSLISSEEHGPEEEGVNVANAMAMPTFNMDKLIRRDSYPNSDKTLPATTALPSCETTPPKREEKEPPKTFHIPISRDVPKSLAQQGGTPMGTNNVFNVSAMASGNPTTSNNNKALSQSHAVSQSPYCKGFSPVSPKLPVSVKFSQQLRKAEERQRERQRERQRERANSMDADMPFQFSRASAEHENYLTIPVKSHATSAKQAAASAGGGCEKTAVYSFPATGTKTQTASPPEYCSARRQEETRQSPQKRSTIVMETRAQDTPTATIYHIPMAQSMASAQPQMYCFSPTMAPQAMPQVDHYQRTQRKMLFDPSTGNYYLVDTPVQPATRRLFDPETGQYVDLPMSQQPMSPMPMSMPQMPPMPMPMPMPMSMPISPLALSPGSYGPTYMIYPGFMPAMPGTPTLIPTRMQSQLSMPSEQEDSGDKGGSSQPDYMDMESPYYMATGSGKSPLAGGSSMGQVQQQGRPGVQGFSNGKQPMISITSQQGPRIIAPPSFDGTTMSFVVEHR, from the coding sequence ATGGAAACACTGGACGCTTCCGACAAAAATCTAATTTACCCAAAGTCCACCGACGTGTTAAAAAAGCGCATGCCAGATAGCAAGGATACTACTGGGACGCAAGACAAATCGAAGTACGTTGAACTGAATGATTTACTTGACATAGATACAGACGACACAAAAACTGGCACCGGTGAGGGGAGCCAAATGGCGATTGACGAGGGCAACGGGGGCTCGAGAGCAGAAGAGAAAACTTCTGGAGACGGAGACCTGATGAGTAAGGTGACTGATCACATAAACGGCGACAAATTAAAGGAGGATATTAACACAAAAGAGTGTGCCAAGGGTTATCTATCAGGGTTTCTTGGAATTGCCTGCTTCTCTGAGGTTCCTAACCTGAATGAAAACATTATGGACTGTCCCGAATCACTTGGATACGTTGGTAATAGGGAGGTCACTGCAGAATGCACACCGGATATTTTACCCCCCAAAACGGAGGCATTTGAGGACGTAGAAAATACGCCAACTGACAATGAAGATTTACGATACAATGACATGTTAAGCGGGCAAAGTGAATCGGATGATGATGTGAGCTTGGTGCTGACCGGTGATTGTGACGATTGCGTGCCTTGCAGTACCGAGGAGGATGAGTCTCATTATATAACCACGCACGAGATCCAGCTCTCGGAGCTTTCGGATCACGATGTCGATAATGATATCGGACAGGGGTGGGATGATAACCAGGTCTACTCTTTTGTCGATTATGCTGCTTTTGACGGCGATGGAACGATTGCTGGAAGAAAGGAGAGGGTGAAAAGCAATCAGGGTCAGGCTAATAGCGGAGCGGCAGTCAGCACTAAGCTGGAAAGTGATCTCGGGGACCGGGACAAGTGCGCCATCTCAAATGAAAGTCTGTCAAAGAACCAAAATAATGTTATAGGGCAGATCCACCTGTCAATCAAAACGACTTCCCGAGCTATAAATGAGCCTAGCAACGTCCAAGAAAATGAAAATATTCTTTATCATGCCAAGCACGCCGGAGACATGAGTCGCTATGTTTTTAGAGGAGCTGGTGATGCAAATACGGAGAATTTCTGTGATAGTGCTAAGTGTTTCATTGCAGCCCCCGGACGCTTGCACTTTGGCAAGAAATTAAAAGGGAAAGATGTTAACGACTATTCCAGCGGTGCGTCCAGCGCCGTCAGTGAACTTGACGAGGCGGATAAGGAAGTGCGCAACTTGACTGCCAGAGCGTTCAAGAGTTTAGCATACCCATATTTTGATGCCATCAATTTCAGTACCTCCAGCGAGTCCTCCGCCTCCGAGCTGGGGGTGAAAAGGTGGTCAACTTTTGTTGACCTTAAATATGGCAACATGAACATGTCTCAGGGATGCGAACCAAATAGAGGGTCTAATAAAAGTTCTACGTCATCCTCTGAAATTGCTAAGAATAAAGACAATAAAGGATATAAGGGTTTGGCGTTGGCTAATACTAAACCGCCCCCGAACAAGCTATTTGCTTTGAATGGTGCCGTTTCTGGTCCCTATAACGCATCTTCTGCAGCAAAGAAACTTGAGTTTATGGGAAAATTTGGGCAGGGTCACAGTGGGGTTATTACGCTCACAGAAACATTAAATATTCGTTGTAATGTCAAATCAGGGCTGCCTGGGAGCGAAAGGCGCACTAAGTTTGCACAAAACGCAACAGGATCACGTTCCACAGATGAAGTTACCAGCACCTTGCCAAGCGGCCAGGGGAATGAGGCCAGCAAGCAACCCTGTAATGCAGAGGAAACCATGGAAGGCACACACAAGAAAGCAATATTCGCCTCGAGCCTTCTTAAAAATGTAATTTCTAAGAAAATGCAGTTTGAGCAAGAGCGCaaaatggagaggggggagatacgCGAGTCCTATCACGCGCCATCTCACTGCCTTCTCCAACAACAGCCCGAAATTGCGcacatggagagggagagggctacGCCGAAGGAGTCCAAGGATTTCCAAAGGCAAAGCCCGAAATACTCAGAGGCGAGTTCTGACTTAACTATTGTTTGTGTCGATGAATTAGGGGACTTAGTGGACACCAGCTCGTGCGATGCCAAGGACGACTGTCGGAGACAAGACACTTTAACTCTTACACCAGAAACGAATTTAGCGTCGACAAATGAAGTAGGATTCGATACTAAAAAAGGAACATTCGAAGCGGCCAAAAACACACTGCTACGCAGCCAAAATAGCGCATTCAGATCCTGGAGGGACGGTGAGCTAGAGtttcaaaaggaacataaaaacGATAAAACTCCGGAGGGGAAACCGTCTTCGTCCAACGTCAACCAGAGGGAAACGGACTTGTACACCGATTCAGGCAACAGTAAGCTAACCAAAATGTCACATTTGTTTGTGCCAAGTATCGAACTACTGTCCAATGACAGAGAAGTTTCAAAACAGCTGCCGACTATGAATTATTCAACCCGCGCGCCCGCAGAtcaaggagagggaggaggtatgAAGTTACGCGCCAACAACACCCTATATGTCGCAGATCCTAGGAGTGTGGTAACATCCAAATCACCGGAAATTAAAATCAGTTTACGGAGTGTAAAAGAAAACAAAAGCGACCCGTTCAACGTTGCAAAGCTGGTTCCTTCCAAAATAGGCTGCAACTCAGTCAACCTGATAAAGGCAGGCGACGAGTCCAGATGTCAAGCGCTTGCCGCGGCGTTGAAGGGTGAGTCCTCCGAAAAAGTACCACACTTCACGGTCAGAGACATACGGGACCACAGGGGCAAGCTGCAAACACCTATACATCAAGTTAGAGACGTGCGTAAATTGGTTAAAAGTTCTTATCACTTTGTGTCTTTGGATAATAACGCCGCCGCCGGCGACCTTCACTCAGATCAAAAGCTTTTTAAACAGGGGTCTTATCGAAACCCTGCGTCGCTTTCCCCCATAGTAATAAAGTGTCAGTCTGTGAATACCAATACCAATGGGAATGGGAAGCAATCTGGAAATCTAATTGAGAATTCTAAACCTAGGCTCAACGAGGATTCATTTGAAGTTGACAGGTCATCACCCCAGCAAGAGGGCGCCAAAAGCGGCATCCACCGACCGACATGGAGAGAACCATTAGGCAATACAAAACAACTGAAAGGTGATTCTTCTGAAGGCCCCATTGGACTTGTAATTGAAACCAGAACAGCTTCAAGAAGACAGGAGAAAACACCTGACATCGGTGACAAGACAAAACCTGAGTGTAAAATGTCCAACCTGGGTGCCTTCGAGAAATTACAGGCTGCAGTCAAAACCATGGAGCAGTTGTATGTTTTTGATAGAAATGAGTGGAAGAGGAAATCCGAGCCACACTCCATATTATCAGACAGTCATGTGCTCTCTCTCATATCCAGCGAAGAGCATGGgccagaggaggagggagtgaaTGTGGCCAATGCCATGGCCATGCCAACATTTAACATGGACAAGCTCATCCGGAGAGACTCGTACCCTAACTCTGACAAAACCCTGCCCGCGACGACTGCCTTGCCCAGCTGCGAAACGACACCACCCAAACGAGAGGAGAAAGAGCCCCCAAAGACGTTTCACATTCCCATCAGCCGGGATGTGCCCAAATCCCTGGCTCAGCAAGGTGGAACACCAATGGGTACCAATAATGTGTTTAACGTCAGCGCCATGGCTTCAGGAAACCCCACCACAAGTAACAATAACAAGGCATTATCACAGTCACATGCTGTATCACAATCACCTTACTGCAAAGGCTTCAGCCCAGTGTCTCCTAAACTTCCGGTGTCAGTGAAATTCTCCCAGCAGCTGAGAAAGgcggaggagagacagagggagagacagagggagagacaaaggGAGAGGGCCAACAGTATGGATGCAGACATGCCCTTCCAGTTCAGCAGAGCCTCAGCCGAGCACGAAAACTACCTCACCATCCCCGTCAAGTCTCATGCCACCAGCGCCAAGCAAGCCGCTGCGTCCGCTGGCGGTGGATGCGAGAAGACAGCAGTTTACTCCTTCCCCGCCACGGGCACCAAGACGCAGACGGCCAGCCCACCTGAGTATTGCAGCGCCAGGAGGCAGGAAGAGACCCGACAGTCCCCACAGAAACGCTCCACCATCGTCATGGAGACGAGAGCCCAGGACACGCCAACTGCCACCATCTACCACATACCCATGGCTCAGAGCATGGCGTCCGCCCAACCACAGATGTACTGCTTCTCCCCAACCATGGCCCCACAAGCCATGCCCCAGGTCGACCACTACCAGCGCACCCAGAGAAAGATGCTCTTTGACCCCAGCACAGGGAACTACTACCTGGTGGACACCCCCGTCCAGCCAGCCACCCGCCGCCTCTTCGACCCCGAGACGGGCCAGTACGTGGACCTGCCCATGTCCCAGCAGCCCATGTCCCCCATGCCCATGTCCATGCCCCAAATGCCGCCCATGCCCATGCCCATGCCCATGCCCATGTCCATGCCCATCTCACCCTTAGCCCTGAGCCCCGGCTCCTATGGCCCCACCTACATGATCTACCCAGGCTTCATGCCCGCCATGCCCGGCACGCCTACCCTGATCCCCACAAGAATGCAGTCGCAGCTCTCCATGCCGTCGGAGCAGGAAGACTCCGGAGATAAAGGTGGTTCCTCCCAGCCAGACTACATGGACATGGAGAGTCCCTACTACATGGCCACAGGGTCTGGGAAGTCTCCCCTGGCTGGAGGCTCCAGTATGGGCCAGGTCCAGCAGCAGGGCAGGCCGGGGGTCCAGGGCTTCTCCAATGGGAAGCAGCCGATGATCAGCATCACCTCCCAGCAGGGGCCACGCATCATCGCCCCTCCCTCCTTCGATGGGACCACCATGAGCTTTGTGGTGGAGCACAGGTAG
- the c39h4orf54 gene encoding uncharacterized protein C4orf54 homolog isoform X3, with protein MSSACRGVEGLNEDSFEVDRSSPQQEGAKSGIHRPTWREPLGNTKQLKGDSSEGPIGLVIETRTASRRQEKTPDIGDKTKPECKMSNLGAFEKLQAAVKTMEQLYVFDRNEWKRKSEPHSILSDSHVLSLISSEEHGPEEEGVNVANAMAMPTFNMDKLIRRDSYPNSDKTLPATTALPSCETTPPKREEKEPPKTFHIPISRDVPKSLAQQGGTPMGTNNVFNVSAMASGNPTTSNNNKALSQSHAVSQSPYCKGFSPVSPKLPVSVKFSQQLRKAEERQRERQRERQRERANSMDADMPFQFSRASAEHENYLTIPVKSHATSAKQAAASAGGGCEKTAVYSFPATGTKTQTASPPEYCSARRQEETRQSPQKRSTIVMETRAQDTPTATIYHIPMAQSMASAQPQMYCFSPTMAPQAMPQVDHYQRTQRKMLFDPSTGNYYLVDTPVQPATRRLFDPETGQYVDLPMSQQPMSPMPMSMPQMPPMPMPMPMPMSMPISPLALSPGSYGPTYMIYPGFMPAMPGTPTLIPTRMQSQLSMPSEQEDSGDKGGSSQPDYMDMESPYYMATGSGKSPLAGGSSMGQVQQQGRPGVQGFSNGKQPMISITSQQGPRIIAPPSFDGTTMSFVVEHR; from the exons ATGTCAAGCGCTTGCCGCGGCGTTGAAGG GCTCAACGAGGATTCATTTGAAGTTGACAGGTCATCACCCCAGCAAGAGGGCGCCAAAAGCGGCATCCACCGACCGACATGGAGAGAACCATTAGGCAATACAAAACAACTGAAAGGTGATTCTTCTGAAGGCCCCATTGGACTTGTAATTGAAACCAGAACAGCTTCAAGAAGACAGGAGAAAACACCTGACATCGGTGACAAGACAAAACCTGAGTGTAAAATGTCCAACCTGGGTGCCTTCGAGAAATTACAGGCTGCAGTCAAAACCATGGAGCAGTTGTATGTTTTTGATAGAAATGAGTGGAAGAGGAAATCCGAGCCACACTCCATATTATCAGACAGTCATGTGCTCTCTCTCATATCCAGCGAAGAGCATGGgccagaggaggagggagtgaaTGTGGCCAATGCCATGGCCATGCCAACATTTAACATGGACAAGCTCATCCGGAGAGACTCGTACCCTAACTCTGACAAAACCCTGCCCGCGACGACTGCCTTGCCCAGCTGCGAAACGACACCACCCAAACGAGAGGAGAAAGAGCCCCCAAAGACGTTTCACATTCCCATCAGCCGGGATGTGCCCAAATCCCTGGCTCAGCAAGGTGGAACACCAATGGGTACCAATAATGTGTTTAACGTCAGCGCCATGGCTTCAGGAAACCCCACCACAAGTAACAATAACAAGGCATTATCACAGTCACATGCTGTATCACAATCACCTTACTGCAAAGGCTTCAGCCCAGTGTCTCCTAAACTTCCGGTGTCAGTGAAATTCTCCCAGCAGCTGAGAAAGgcggaggagagacagagggagagacagagggagagacaaaggGAGAGGGCCAACAGTATGGATGCAGACATGCCCTTCCAGTTCAGCAGAGCCTCAGCCGAGCACGAAAACTACCTCACCATCCCCGTCAAGTCTCATGCCACCAGCGCCAAGCAAGCCGCTGCGTCCGCTGGCGGTGGATGCGAGAAGACAGCAGTTTACTCCTTCCCCGCCACGGGCACCAAGACGCAGACGGCCAGCCCACCTGAGTATTGCAGCGCCAGGAGGCAGGAAGAGACCCGACAGTCCCCACAGAAACGCTCCACCATCGTCATGGAGACGAGAGCCCAGGACACGCCAACTGCCACCATCTACCACATACCCATGGCTCAGAGCATGGCGTCCGCCCAACCACAGATGTACTGCTTCTCCCCAACCATGGCCCCACAAGCCATGCCCCAGGTCGACCACTACCAGCGCACCCAGAGAAAGATGCTCTTTGACCCCAGCACAGGGAACTACTACCTGGTGGACACCCCCGTCCAGCCAGCCACCCGCCGCCTCTTCGACCCCGAGACGGGCCAGTACGTGGACCTGCCCATGTCCCAGCAGCCCATGTCCCCCATGCCCATGTCCATGCCCCAAATGCCGCCCATGCCCATGCCCATGCCCATGCCCATGTCCATGCCCATCTCACCCTTAGCCCTGAGCCCCGGCTCCTATGGCCCCACCTACATGATCTACCCAGGCTTCATGCCCGCCATGCCCGGCACGCCTACCCTGATCCCCACAAGAATGCAGTCGCAGCTCTCCATGCCGTCGGAGCAGGAAGACTCCGGAGATAAAGGTGGTTCCTCCCAGCCAGACTACATGGACATGGAGAGTCCCTACTACATGGCCACAGGGTCTGGGAAGTCTCCCCTGGCTGGAGGCTCCAGTATGGGCCAGGTCCAGCAGCAGGGCAGGCCGGGGGTCCAGGGCTTCTCCAATGGGAAGCAGCCGATGATCAGCATCACCTCCCAGCAGGGGCCACGCATCATCGCCCCTCCCTCCTTCGATGGGACCACCATGAGCTTTGTGGTGGAGCACAGGTAG
- the c39h4orf54 gene encoding uncharacterized protein C4orf54 homolog isoform X2 — protein METLDASDKNLIYPKSTDVLKKRMPDSKDTTGTQDKSKYVELNDLLDIDTDDTKTGTGEGSQMAIDEGNGGSRAEEKTSGDGDLMSKVTDHINGDKLKEDINTKECAKGYLSGFLGIACFSEVPNLNENIMDCPESLGYVGNREVTAECTPDILPPKTEAFEDVENTPTDNEDLRYNDMLSGQSESDDDVSLVLTGDCDDCVPCSTEEDESHYITTHEIQLSELSDHDVDNDIGQGWDDNQVYSFVDYAAFDGDGTIAGRKERVKSNQGQANSGAAVSTKLESDLGDRDKCAISNESLSKNQNNVIGQIHLSIKTTSRAINEPSNVQENENILYHAKHAGDMSRYVFRGAGDANTENFCDSAKCFIAAPGRLHFGKKLKGKDVNDYSSGASSAVSELDEADKEVRNLTARAFKSLAYPYFDAINFSTSSESSASELGVKRWSTFVDLKYGNMNMSQGCEPNRGSNKSSTSSSEIAKNKDNKGYKGLALANTKPPPNKLFALNGAVSGPYNASSAAKKLEFMGKFGQGHSGVITLTETLNIRCNVKSGLPGSERRTKFAQNATGSRSTDEVTSTLPSGQGNEASKQPCNAEETMEGTHKKAIFASSLLKNVISKKMQFEQERKMERGEIRESYHAPSHCLLQQQPEIAHMERERATPKESKDFQRQSPKYSEASSDLTIVCVDELGDLVDTSSCDAKDDCRRQDTLTLTPETNLASTNEVGFDTKKGTFEAAKNTLLRSQNSAFRSWRDGELEFQKEHKNDKTPEGKPSSSNVNQRETDLYTDSGNSKLTKMSHLFVPSIELLSNDREVSKQLPTMNYSTRAPADQGEGGGMKLRANNTLYVADPRSVVTSKSPEIKISLRSVKENKSDPFNVAKLVPSKIGCNSVNLIKAGDESRCQALAAALKGSTRIHLKLTGHHPSKRAPKAASTDRHGENH, from the exons ATGGAAACACTGGACGCTTCCGACAAAAATCTAATTTACCCAAAGTCCACCGACGTGTTAAAAAAGCGCATGCCAGATAGCAAGGATACTACTGGGACGCAAGACAAATCGAAGTACGTTGAACTGAATGATTTACTTGACATAGATACAGACGACACAAAAACTGGCACCGGTGAGGGGAGCCAAATGGCGATTGACGAGGGCAACGGGGGCTCGAGAGCAGAAGAGAAAACTTCTGGAGACGGAGACCTGATGAGTAAGGTGACTGATCACATAAACGGCGACAAATTAAAGGAGGATATTAACACAAAAGAGTGTGCCAAGGGTTATCTATCAGGGTTTCTTGGAATTGCCTGCTTCTCTGAGGTTCCTAACCTGAATGAAAACATTATGGACTGTCCCGAATCACTTGGATACGTTGGTAATAGGGAGGTCACTGCAGAATGCACACCGGATATTTTACCCCCCAAAACGGAGGCATTTGAGGACGTAGAAAATACGCCAACTGACAATGAAGATTTACGATACAATGACATGTTAAGCGGGCAAAGTGAATCGGATGATGATGTGAGCTTGGTGCTGACCGGTGATTGTGACGATTGCGTGCCTTGCAGTACCGAGGAGGATGAGTCTCATTATATAACCACGCACGAGATCCAGCTCTCGGAGCTTTCGGATCACGATGTCGATAATGATATCGGACAGGGGTGGGATGATAACCAGGTCTACTCTTTTGTCGATTATGCTGCTTTTGACGGCGATGGAACGATTGCTGGAAGAAAGGAGAGGGTGAAAAGCAATCAGGGTCAGGCTAATAGCGGAGCGGCAGTCAGCACTAAGCTGGAAAGTGATCTCGGGGACCGGGACAAGTGCGCCATCTCAAATGAAAGTCTGTCAAAGAACCAAAATAATGTTATAGGGCAGATCCACCTGTCAATCAAAACGACTTCCCGAGCTATAAATGAGCCTAGCAACGTCCAAGAAAATGAAAATATTCTTTATCATGCCAAGCACGCCGGAGACATGAGTCGCTATGTTTTTAGAGGAGCTGGTGATGCAAATACGGAGAATTTCTGTGATAGTGCTAAGTGTTTCATTGCAGCCCCCGGACGCTTGCACTTTGGCAAGAAATTAAAAGGGAAAGATGTTAACGACTATTCCAGCGGTGCGTCCAGCGCCGTCAGTGAACTTGACGAGGCGGATAAGGAAGTGCGCAACTTGACTGCCAGAGCGTTCAAGAGTTTAGCATACCCATATTTTGATGCCATCAATTTCAGTACCTCCAGCGAGTCCTCCGCCTCCGAGCTGGGGGTGAAAAGGTGGTCAACTTTTGTTGACCTTAAATATGGCAACATGAACATGTCTCAGGGATGCGAACCAAATAGAGGGTCTAATAAAAGTTCTACGTCATCCTCTGAAATTGCTAAGAATAAAGACAATAAAGGATATAAGGGTTTGGCGTTGGCTAATACTAAACCGCCCCCGAACAAGCTATTTGCTTTGAATGGTGCCGTTTCTGGTCCCTATAACGCATCTTCTGCAGCAAAGAAACTTGAGTTTATGGGAAAATTTGGGCAGGGTCACAGTGGGGTTATTACGCTCACAGAAACATTAAATATTCGTTGTAATGTCAAATCAGGGCTGCCTGGGAGCGAAAGGCGCACTAAGTTTGCACAAAACGCAACAGGATCACGTTCCACAGATGAAGTTACCAGCACCTTGCCAAGCGGCCAGGGGAATGAGGCCAGCAAGCAACCCTGTAATGCAGAGGAAACCATGGAAGGCACACACAAGAAAGCAATATTCGCCTCGAGCCTTCTTAAAAATGTAATTTCTAAGAAAATGCAGTTTGAGCAAGAGCGCaaaatggagaggggggagatacgCGAGTCCTATCACGCGCCATCTCACTGCCTTCTCCAACAACAGCCCGAAATTGCGcacatggagagggagagggctacGCCGAAGGAGTCCAAGGATTTCCAAAGGCAAAGCCCGAAATACTCAGAGGCGAGTTCTGACTTAACTATTGTTTGTGTCGATGAATTAGGGGACTTAGTGGACACCAGCTCGTGCGATGCCAAGGACGACTGTCGGAGACAAGACACTTTAACTCTTACACCAGAAACGAATTTAGCGTCGACAAATGAAGTAGGATTCGATACTAAAAAAGGAACATTCGAAGCGGCCAAAAACACACTGCTACGCAGCCAAAATAGCGCATTCAGATCCTGGAGGGACGGTGAGCTAGAGtttcaaaaggaacataaaaacGATAAAACTCCGGAGGGGAAACCGTCTTCGTCCAACGTCAACCAGAGGGAAACGGACTTGTACACCGATTCAGGCAACAGTAAGCTAACCAAAATGTCACATTTGTTTGTGCCAAGTATCGAACTACTGTCCAATGACAGAGAAGTTTCAAAACAGCTGCCGACTATGAATTATTCAACCCGCGCGCCCGCAGAtcaaggagagggaggaggtatgAAGTTACGCGCCAACAACACCCTATATGTCGCAGATCCTAGGAGTGTGGTAACATCCAAATCACCGGAAATTAAAATCAGTTTACGGAGTGTAAAAGAAAACAAAAGCGACCCGTTCAACGTTGCAAAGCTGGTTCCTTCCAAAATAGGCTGCAACTCAGTCAACCTGATAAAGGCAGGCGACGAGTCCAGATGTCAAGCGCTTGCCGCGGCGTTGAAGG GCTCAACGAGGATTCATTTGAAGTTGACAGGTCATCACCCCAGCAAGAGGGCGCCAAAAGCGGCATCCACCGACCGACATGGAGAGAACCATTAG